The following proteins are co-located in the Neisseria sp. Marseille-Q6792 genome:
- the recC gene encoding exodeoxyribonuclease V subunit gamma encodes MFYLYQSNRLETLAALFAHIQKVKPLKSALQPEQIIVQSQGMRRYLNTCLARDLGVAANLSFSLPAGLTWKLMKKLIPSIPELSPFAPEVMRWRLLDLFRSEAFRNTAEFEDVRNVLQDYLGSGESADYQLAGQLADIFDQYLVYRPQWIDAWQQGRLLGLGDDEIWQSKLWRYLDDGRQSAPHRVALWEKLLESLSSDKLPERYFVFGISTMAPMYLQLLHKLSEYCDVFVFALNPSGMYWGNVIEAAQILKGSGDPDLTQAGHPLLASLGKQGRDFFDFLNEMEIEGETPVFEEGGRDTLLHALQTDIQNLKMPSETAGSVNTGDGSIRIVSAHSPLRELQILKDKLLKILHEHPDWQPHDIAVLTPNIESYTPFIEAVFGQAQPGAQALPYSVSDVKISRRQPLFHALSCLFDLLESRFEVDKVLVLLETAPVLRRFGLTEDDLPLLHDMVADLNVHWGLDGEMRGGTDQLFTWRQAVERMILGWMLPEGGNPMWQDVSAWYADVNQTAMFGRFAAFLETLSDIVRIWRQPATVGEWVARCRDLLEILFQAEADDQKAVQNLENEWVKWQEESTLAGFVGQLPQQTVIRHIRRFLDSESEAGFLRGGITFCSMVPMRSLPFKVICLLGLNDGDFPRNTKAAVFDLIAKHPAKGDRARRDDDRYLFLEALISAREILYLSYIGRDIRKDEELAPSSLLGELIDTVAAMAGIGSRQLAQNWIEQHPLQAFSRRYFQEGGRSDGIFGTRTDYAAALGQTPEPPQPFFDQSVENAEPVAEIGQDEFIRFWRNPVKVWLQQQLAWSEPHIGEAWEPAEPFEPQHAEQIAEIYIEARREGQDFSQTAARIGAESLLPSGELGRLWQQSFQLAAKQIDTAVLNSPKLPPLSYAIPSDGQILKGSLGRLYRCGQVFYAYGKPNAPQRVAFLLEHLIFCAVMPSEAETRQTFIVRSGETEVLAEIAQDRALQLLSEWIAFFNIGQNRPLPFFAKTLLAAAETLAEKTDWDAALKKAQTAYYGSKVSKGQKDYTEVALVFGGGEEPLEQPLFENLVRLLADTLAAAEKREEAGAA; translated from the coding sequence ATGTTTTATTTGTATCAATCCAACCGTCTTGAAACGCTGGCGGCACTGTTTGCCCACATTCAAAAAGTCAAACCGCTGAAATCGGCTTTACAGCCCGAACAGATTATTGTGCAGAGTCAGGGGATGCGCCGCTACCTCAACACCTGCCTCGCCCGCGATTTGGGCGTGGCGGCGAATTTGTCGTTCAGCCTGCCTGCCGGTCTGACGTGGAAGTTGATGAAAAAACTGATTCCCAGCATTCCGGAACTCAGCCCGTTTGCACCCGAAGTCATGCGCTGGCGGCTGCTGGATTTGTTCCGCAGCGAGGCATTCCGGAATACGGCAGAATTTGAAGATGTGAGGAATGTGCTGCAAGACTATCTAGGCAGCGGCGAATCGGCAGATTATCAGCTTGCTGGCCAGCTTGCAGACATATTCGACCAATACCTCGTGTATCGTCCCCAGTGGATAGATGCTTGGCAGCAGGGCAGGCTGCTCGGTTTGGGCGACGATGAAATCTGGCAGTCCAAACTGTGGCGTTACCTCGACGACGGCAGGCAGAGCGCGCCGCACCGTGTCGCGTTGTGGGAAAAGCTGTTGGAATCTTTGAGCAGTGATAAGCTGCCCGAGCGTTATTTCGTGTTCGGCATTTCCACGATGGCGCCGATGTATCTTCAGCTTTTGCACAAGCTGTCCGAATATTGCGACGTGTTCGTGTTTGCACTCAATCCGAGCGGGATGTATTGGGGCAACGTCATCGAAGCGGCGCAAATCCTCAAAGGCAGCGGCGATCCCGATTTAACTCAGGCAGGGCATCCGCTGCTCGCCTCATTGGGCAAGCAGGGGCGGGACTTTTTCGACTTTTTGAACGAAATGGAAATAGAAGGAGAAACGCCGGTATTTGAAGAAGGCGGGCGCGATACGCTTTTGCACGCCCTGCAAACCGATATTCAAAATCTGAAAATGCCGTCTGAAACGGCGGGAAGCGTCAACACGGGCGACGGCTCGATACGCATCGTATCGGCACACAGCCCTTTGCGCGAATTGCAGATACTCAAAGACAAGCTGTTGAAAATTCTGCATGAACATCCCGATTGGCAGCCGCACGATATCGCCGTATTAACCCCGAATATCGAATCCTATACGCCTTTTATCGAAGCCGTGTTCGGACAGGCGCAGCCCGGTGCGCAGGCATTGCCGTATTCCGTGTCAGACGTGAAAATCAGCCGCCGCCAACCACTGTTTCATGCTTTGTCATGCCTGTTCGACTTGTTGGAAAGCCGATTTGAAGTCGATAAAGTGCTTGTGCTTTTAGAAACCGCGCCCGTGTTGCGTCGTTTCGGACTGACTGAGGACGATTTACCGCTTTTGCACGATATGGTTGCCGATTTGAACGTTCACTGGGGTTTGGACGGAGAAATGCGCGGCGGCACGGATCAGCTGTTCACCTGGAGGCAGGCGGTAGAACGCATGATATTGGGCTGGATGCTGCCCGAAGGCGGCAATCCGATGTGGCAGGATGTCAGCGCGTGGTATGCCGACGTGAATCAAACCGCCATGTTCGGACGTTTTGCCGCCTTCCTCGAAACCCTGTCGGATATTGTACGGATATGGCGGCAACCTGCGACGGTCGGCGAATGGGTGGCGCGTTGCCGGGATTTGCTTGAAATATTGTTCCAAGCCGAAGCCGATGACCAAAAGGCAGTCCAAAATCTCGAAAACGAATGGGTCAAATGGCAGGAAGAGAGTACTCTGGCTGGGTTCGTCGGACAGTTGCCGCAACAAACCGTCATCCGCCACATCCGCCGCTTCCTCGACAGCGAAAGTGAGGCAGGCTTTTTACGCGGCGGCATCACTTTTTGCAGTATGGTGCCGATGCGCAGCCTGCCGTTCAAAGTCATCTGCCTGTTGGGTTTGAACGACGGAGATTTTCCCCGCAATACCAAAGCCGCCGTATTCGACCTGATTGCCAAACATCCCGCCAAAGGCGACCGAGCTCGTCGCGATGACGACCGCTACCTGTTCCTTGAAGCTCTCATCAGCGCGCGTGAAATCCTGTATTTGTCCTACATCGGGCGCGATATCCGCAAAGACGAAGAGCTTGCCCCGTCTTCGCTGTTGGGCGAACTCATCGATACCGTTGCCGCTATGGCGGGCATCGGCAGCCGCCAACTTGCACAAAACTGGATAGAACAGCATCCGCTGCAAGCCTTCTCGCGCCGATATTTCCAAGAAGGCGGACGTTCAGACGGCATATTCGGCACGCGTACCGACTACGCCGCCGCGCTCGGACAAACGCCCGAACCGCCGCAACCCTTTTTCGACCAATCCGTAGAAAACGCCGAACCTGTTGCCGAAATCGGACAGGACGAATTTATCCGTTTCTGGCGCAACCCCGTCAAAGTATGGCTTCAGCAGCAGCTTGCGTGGAGCGAACCCCATATCGGCGAAGCCTGGGAACCGGCCGAGCCCTTCGAACCGCAACATGCCGAGCAAATCGCCGAAATCTATATCGAGGCGCGCCGCGAAGGACAAGATTTTTCTCAAACCGCTGCCCGCATCGGGGCGGAAAGCCTGCTGCCGTCGGGAGAGTTGGGCAGACTTTGGCAGCAGTCTTTCCAACTTGCCGCCAAACAAATCGATACGGCGGTTTTAAACAGCCCCAAACTGCCACCGCTTTCATACGCCATACCGTCGGACGGACAAATCCTGAAAGGCAGCTTGGGCAGGTTGTACCGGTGCGGACAGGTGTTTTACGCCTACGGCAAACCCAACGCGCCGCAACGTGTGGCTTTTTTGTTGGAACACCTGATATTTTGCGCCGTCATGCCGTCTGAAGCCGAAACGCGGCAAACCTTTATCGTCAGATCCGGAGAAACAGAAGTATTGGCGGAAATCGCGCAAGACAGGGCATTGCAGCTATTGTCGGAATGGATTGCATTTTTTAATATCGGACAAAACCGCCCGCTGCCGTTTTTTGCCAAGACTTTGCTTGCCGCCGCCGAAACATTGGCCGAAAAAACGGATTGGGATGCGGCACTGAAAAAAGCCCAAACCGCCTATTACGGCAGCAAAGTCAGCAAAGGGCAGAAAGACTATACCGAAGTTGCCCTCGTTTTCGGCGGAGGGGAAGAACCACTCGAACAGCCCCTGTTTGAAAACCTCGTCCGCCTGCTTGCCGACACGCTTGCCGCAGCGGAAAAAAGGGAAGAGGCCGGAGCAGCATAG
- the mtrD gene encoding multidrug efflux RND transporter permease subunit MtrD → MAKFFIDRPIFAWVISIFIIAAGIFGIKSLPVSQYPSVAAPNITLRATYPGASAQVMEDSVLSVIERNMNGVEGLDYMTTSADSSGSGSVSLTFTPETDEDLAQVEVQNKLSEVLSMLPATVQQYGVTVSKARSNFLMIVMLSSDVQSTEEMNDYAQRNIVPELQRIEGVGQVRLFGAQRAMRIWVDPKKLQNYNLSFADIGSALSAQNIQISAGSIGSLPAVQGQTVTATVTAQGQLSTAEEFGNVILRANTDGSNVYLKDVAKVGLGMEDYSSSTRLNGVNTTGMAVMLSNSGNAMATAKAVKERMATLEKYFPQGMSWKTPYDTSKFVEISIEKVIHTLIEAMVLVFVVMYLFLQNIRYTLIPTIVVPISLLGGFAFISYMGMSINVLTMFAMVLVIGIVVDDAIVVVENVERIMAGEGLPPKAATKKAMGQISGAVIGITAVLMSVFVPLAMFSGATGNIYKQFALTMAASIAFSAFLALTLTPALCATMLKTIPKGHHEEKKGFFGWFNKKFDNWTHGYEGWVAKVLRKTLRMMVVYIGLAVVGVFLFMRLPTSFLPTEDQGFVMVSVQLPAGATKERTDATLAQVTQLAKSIPEIENIITVSGFSFSGSGQNMAMGFAMLKDWDERKTSGSDAVAVAGKLTGMMMGTLKDGFGIAIVPPPIMELGNGSGLTINLQDRNNTGHTALLAKRNELIQKMRTSGLFNPSTVRAGGLEDAPQLKIDINRAAAAAQGVSFANIRTALASALSSSYVSDFPNQGRLQRVMVQADGDARMQPADILNLTVPNKSGMSVPLSTIATVSWENGTEQSVRFNGYPSMELSASPATGVSTGQAMAAVQKMVDELGGGYSLEWGGQSREEAKGGSQTLILYGLAVAAVFLVLAALYESWSIPLAVILVIPLGLIGAAAGVTGRNLFEGLLGSVPSFANDIYFQVGFVTVMGLSAKNAILIIEFAKDLQAQGKSAVEAALEAARLRFRPIIMTSFAFILGVVPLYIAGGASSASQRAIGTTVFWGMLVGTLLSVFLVPLFYVVVRKFFKETAHEHEMAVRHASEAGITGSDDKQY, encoded by the coding sequence ATGGCTAAATTTTTTATCGACCGCCCCATTTTTGCGTGGGTTATTTCGATTTTCATTATTGCGGCGGGTATTTTCGGCATTAAAAGCTTGCCTGTTTCGCAATATCCGTCTGTTGCCGCACCGAATATTACCCTGAGGGCTACTTATCCGGGTGCATCCGCACAAGTGATGGAAGACAGCGTACTTTCCGTTATCGAGCGGAATATGAACGGCGTGGAAGGTTTGGACTATATGACCACTTCCGCCGATTCGAGCGGCAGCGGCAGCGTGAGCCTGACCTTTACGCCTGAAACCGATGAAGATTTGGCTCAGGTGGAGGTGCAAAACAAGCTTTCCGAAGTATTGAGCATGTTGCCTGCTACCGTCCAGCAATACGGCGTGACCGTATCCAAAGCGCGTTCCAATTTTTTGATGATTGTGATGCTGTCGTCGGATGTGCAGTCAACCGAAGAGATGAACGACTACGCGCAGCGTAATATCGTTCCCGAGTTGCAGCGTATCGAAGGCGTGGGGCAGGTACGCCTGTTCGGCGCGCAACGCGCGATGCGGATTTGGGTCGATCCTAAGAAACTGCAGAACTACAATTTGTCGTTTGCCGATATCGGCAGCGCGCTGTCGGCGCAGAATATCCAGATTTCCGCAGGTTCCATCGGTTCGCTTCCCGCTGTTCAGGGACAGACGGTTACGGCTACCGTAACGGCGCAAGGGCAGTTGAGTACGGCCGAAGAATTCGGCAACGTTATCCTCCGTGCCAATACTGATGGTTCTAATGTTTACCTGAAGGATGTGGCGAAAGTCGGATTGGGTATGGAAGACTATTCTTCCTCAACCCGTCTGAATGGTGTAAATACCACCGGTATGGCGGTGATGCTGTCCAACAGCGGTAATGCGATGGCGACGGCAAAGGCGGTTAAAGAACGCATGGCGACGTTGGAAAAATACTTTCCTCAAGGTATGAGCTGGAAAACCCCTTACGATACTTCCAAATTCGTCGAAATTTCGATTGAAAAAGTGATTCACACTTTAATCGAAGCGATGGTGCTGGTGTTTGTCGTAATGTACCTCTTCCTGCAAAACATCCGTTATACGCTGATTCCGACCATCGTCGTACCGATTTCCCTGTTGGGCGGTTTCGCCTTCATCTCTTATATGGGCATGTCGATTAACGTATTGACGATGTTTGCGATGGTTTTGGTCATCGGTATCGTGGTCGATGACGCGATTGTGGTGGTTGAAAACGTCGAGCGCATTATGGCGGGTGAAGGCCTGCCGCCTAAGGCTGCAACCAAAAAAGCAATGGGTCAGATTTCCGGTGCGGTAATCGGTATTACTGCTGTTTTGATGTCTGTATTCGTTCCACTGGCTATGTTCAGCGGGGCGACGGGCAATATCTATAAACAGTTTGCCCTGACGATGGCGGCATCGATAGCCTTCTCCGCCTTCCTTGCGCTGACACTCACACCTGCTTTGTGTGCCACGATGTTGAAGACCATCCCGAAAGGGCATCACGAAGAGAAAAAAGGTTTCTTCGGTTGGTTTAACAAAAAATTCGACAACTGGACACACGGCTACGAAGGCTGGGTTGCCAAAGTATTGCGCAAGACTTTGCGCATGATGGTTGTCTATATCGGCTTGGCGGTTGTGGGCGTATTCCTGTTTATGCGCCTGCCGACTTCTTTCTTGCCGACCGAAGACCAAGGCTTCGTCATGGTCAGCGTGCAACTGCCTGCGGGTGCGACCAAAGAGCGTACCGATGCGACGCTGGCGCAAGTTACACAATTGGCAAAAAGCATTCCTGAAATTGAAAACATCATTACCGTTTCCGGCTTCAGCTTTTCGGGCAGCGGCCAGAATATGGCGATGGGTTTTGCGATGCTTAAGGATTGGGACGAACGTAAAACCTCCGGCAGCGATGCCGTTGCGGTTGCCGGCAAGCTGACGGGTATGATGATGGGGACGCTTAAAGACGGTTTCGGCATCGCCATCGTTCCGCCTCCGATTATGGAGTTGGGCAACGGTTCGGGTCTGACCATCAACCTGCAAGACCGCAACAATACCGGTCATACCGCATTGCTGGCGAAACGCAACGAGCTGATTCAAAAAATGCGTACCAGCGGACTGTTTAATCCCAGTACCGTCCGTGCCGGCGGTTTGGAAGACGCGCCGCAGTTGAAAATCGACATTAACCGTGCCGCAGCGGCGGCGCAAGGCGTTTCTTTTGCCAACATCCGCACCGCATTGGCAAGCGCGCTGAGTTCGTCTTATGTCAGCGACTTCCCGAACCAAGGCCGTCTGCAGCGCGTGATGGTGCAGGCAGACGGGGATGCCCGTATGCAGCCTGCCGATATTTTGAACCTGACCGTGCCGAACAAATCCGGTATGTCTGTGCCGCTTTCCACCATTGCCACTGTTTCTTGGGAAAACGGTACGGAACAGAGCGTCCGTTTCAACGGTTATCCCTCGATGGAGCTGTCCGCTTCGCCCGCAACCGGCGTTTCCACCGGCCAGGCCATGGCGGCGGTTCAAAAAATGGTTGACGAATTGGGCGGCGGTTACAGCCTCGAATGGGGCGGACAGTCGCGCGAAGAGGCAAAAGGCGGTTCGCAAACCCTGATTTTGTACGGTTTGGCGGTTGCAGCCGTATTTTTGGTACTTGCCGCGCTTTATGAAAGCTGGTCGATTCCGCTGGCGGTCATCCTTGTGATTCCGTTGGGTTTGATCGGTGCGGCTGCGGGCGTAACCGGGCGCAATTTGTTTGAAGGATTGTTGGGCAGCGTTCCCTCGTTTGCCAACGACATCTACTTCCAAGTCGGTTTCGTTACCGTGATGGGTTTGAGTGCGAAAAATGCGATTTTGATTATCGAGTTTGCCAAAGACCTTCAAGCACAAGGGAAAAGCGCGGTCGAAGCCGCTTTGGAAGCAGCCCGCCTGCGTTTCCGTCCGATTATTATGACTTCGTTCGCCTTTATTTTGGGCGTGGTTCCCCTGTATATTGCCGGCGGTGCAAGTTCTGCCAGCCAGCGCGCCATCGGCACGACCGTATTCTGGGGGATGTTGGTCGGCACGCTTTTGTCCGTGTTCCTTGTTCCGCTTTTCTATGTGGTGGTGCGCAAATTCTTCAAAGAAACTGCACACGAGCATGAAATGGCGGTCAGACATGCATCAGAAGCGGGTATAACCGGTTCGGACGATAAACAATATTAA
- the mtrC gene encoding multidrug efflux RND transporter periplasmic adaptor subunit MtrC: MAFYASKAMCAAALAAAVALALSSCGKGGDAAQGGQPAGREAPAPVVGVVTVHPQTVALTVELPGRLESLRTADVRAQVGGIIQKRLFQEGSYVRAGQPLYQIDSSTYEAGLESARAQLASAQATLAKANADLARYKPLVAADAISKQEYDAAVTAKRSAEAGVKAAQAAIKSAGINLNRSRITAPISGFIGQSKVSEGTLLNAGDTTVLATIRQTNPMYVNVTQSATDVMKLRRQIAEGKLLAADGAIAVSIKFDDGTVYPEKGRLLFADPTVDESTGQITLRAAVPNDQNILMPGLYVRVLMDQVAVDNAFIVPQQAVTRGAKDTVMIVNAQGGMEPREVTVAQQQGANWIVTSGLKDGDKVVVEGISIAGMTGAKKVTPKEWMPSENQASAPQAGVQTASEAKPASEAK; the protein is encoded by the coding sequence ATGGCTTTTTATGCTTCTAAGGCGATGTGTGCGGCCGCGTTGGCTGCCGCCGTTGCATTGGCACTGTCGTCTTGCGGTAAAGGCGGAGACGCGGCGCAGGGCGGGCAGCCTGCGGGTCGGGAAGCCCCTGCGCCCGTCGTCGGTGTCGTAACCGTCCATCCGCAAACCGTTGCGTTGACCGTCGAGTTGCCGGGGCGTTTGGAATCGCTGCGTACTGCCGATGTCCGCGCCCAAGTTGGCGGCATCATCCAAAAACGCCTGTTCCAAGAAGGCAGTTATGTCCGTGCCGGACAGCCGCTGTATCAGATCGACAGTTCCACTTATGAAGCAGGTCTGGAAAGCGCGCGCGCCCAATTAGCCAGCGCGCAGGCGACCCTCGCTAAAGCCAATGCCGACTTGGCGCGTTACAAACCGCTGGTTGCCGCCGATGCCATCAGTAAACAAGAGTACGATGCGGCGGTAACGGCGAAACGTTCTGCCGAAGCAGGCGTTAAAGCGGCGCAGGCGGCAATCAAATCCGCCGGCATCAATCTGAACCGTTCGCGCATTACCGCGCCGATTTCCGGCTTTATCGGTCAGTCCAAAGTTTCCGAAGGTACGCTGTTGAATGCGGGTGATACAACTGTTTTAGCCACCATCCGCCAAACCAATCCGATGTATGTGAACGTTACCCAGTCTGCGACCGACGTGATGAAACTGCGCCGGCAGATAGCCGAGGGCAAACTGCTGGCGGCAGACGGTGCGATTGCGGTCAGCATCAAATTTGACGACGGCACGGTTTATCCTGAAAAAGGCCGCCTGCTGTTTGCCGATCCGACCGTTGACGAATCGACTGGTCAGATTACCCTGCGCGCCGCCGTACCGAACGATCAGAATATCCTGATGCCCGGCCTGTATGTGCGCGTGCTGATGGATCAAGTGGCGGTGGATAATGCATTCATCGTTCCGCAGCAGGCGGTAACGCGCGGTGCGAAAGATACCGTGATGATTGTGAACGCCCAAGGCGGCATGGAACCACGCGAGGTAACGGTCGCCCAACAGCAGGGCGCGAATTGGATTGTTACGTCCGGTCTGAAGGACGGGGACAAGGTGGTTGTGGAAGGCATCAGTATCGCCGGTATGACGGGTGCGAAAAAGGTAACGCCTAAAGAATGGATGCCGTCTGAAAACCAAGCCTCTGCCCCTCAAGCCGGCGTTCAGACGGCATCTGAAGCCAAACCTGCTTCTGAAGCGAAATAA
- a CDS encoding PepSY domain-containing protein has product MDTQIKTEAGQQNNRRYLTVWRWHFYAGLLVMPFLTLLAVTGLGMLLFANITGKEGERIHVVPQATVQPLSVQAEAARSAVNPETSSVVQYIAPRADDMVAVFRVNNEGKATMVAVDPYTAQVVNTMPRNHGWYHTMDEIHSDMMLGAAGDYLLETAASLTIIMVVSGLYLWWVKRRGIKAMLLPPKGRARSWWRNLHGAFGTWVSLILLLFCLSGIAWAGIWGGKFVQAWSQFPAGKWGVEPNPVSVVPTHGEVLNDGKVKEVPWILELTPMPVSGTTVGKDGINPDEPMTLETVDRFAREIGFKGRYQLNLPKGEDGVWTLSQDSMSYDMISPFADRTVHIDQYSGKILADIRFDDYNPFGKFMAASIALHMGTLGWWSVLANVLFCLAVIFISISGCVMWWKRRPTGAVGMVPPAQKVKLPVWWMMALPLLAIALIFPTALLAIAVIWLLDTLLLSRIPVLRRWFK; this is encoded by the coding sequence ATGGATACACAAATCAAAACTGAAGCCGGTCAGCAGAATAACCGGCGTTATCTGACCGTTTGGAGATGGCATTTTTATGCCGGTTTGTTGGTTATGCCCTTCTTGACCCTGCTTGCCGTTACGGGTTTGGGTATGCTGCTGTTTGCCAATATTACCGGCAAGGAGGGCGAGCGGATTCATGTTGTGCCGCAGGCAACGGTACAACCTCTGTCTGTTCAGGCAGAAGCGGCACGCAGTGCCGTTAATCCGGAGACTTCGTCCGTCGTCCAATATATTGCACCGCGTGCCGATGATATGGTTGCCGTGTTCCGTGTCAACAATGAGGGCAAGGCAACGATGGTCGCGGTCGATCCTTATACGGCACAAGTGGTCAACACCATGCCGCGCAATCATGGTTGGTATCACACGATGGATGAAATCCACAGCGATATGATGCTCGGCGCGGCAGGCGATTATCTTTTGGAAACGGCGGCTTCACTGACCATTATTATGGTTGTCAGCGGCTTGTACCTTTGGTGGGTGAAACGGCGCGGCATCAAGGCGATGCTGCTGCCGCCAAAAGGCAGGGCGCGTTCTTGGTGGCGGAATCTGCACGGCGCGTTTGGAACTTGGGTGTCGTTGATTTTGCTGTTGTTCTGTCTGTCCGGAATTGCTTGGGCAGGTATTTGGGGCGGCAAGTTCGTGCAGGCTTGGAGTCAGTTCCCGGCCGGCAAATGGGGTGTCGAACCGAACCCTGTTTCAGTCGTGCCGACCCACGGCGAGGTATTGAATGACGGCAAGGTTAAAGAAGTGCCGTGGATTTTGGAGCTTACGCCTATGCCTGTTTCAGGGACGACTGTGGGCAAAGACGGCATTAACCCCGACGAGCCAATGACATTGGAAACCGTCGACCGTTTTGCGCGGGAAATCGGTTTCAAAGGGCGTTATCAGCTGAATTTGCCCAAAGGCGAGGACGGCGTATGGACTTTGTCGCAAGACTCTATGAGTTACGATATGATTAGTCCGTTTGCCGATCGCACGGTGCATATCGACCAGTACAGCGGAAAAATTCTTGCTGACATCCGCTTTGACGATTACAACCCGTTCGGTAAATTCATGGCGGCAAGCATTGCGCTGCATATGGGTACTCTGGGTTGGTGGAGCGTATTGGCAAACGTCTTGTTCTGCCTTGCCGTGATTTTTATCAGTATCAGCGGCTGCGTGATGTGGTGGAAACGCCGTCCGACCGGAGCGGTGGGCATGGTTCCGCCGGCACAGAAAGTCAAACTGCCGGTTTGGTGGATGATGGCATTGCCGCTATTGGCAATCGCATTGATCTTCCCGACCGCGCTGCTTGCCATTGCCGTGATTTGGCTGCTGGATACCTTGCTGCTGTCGCGGATTCCTGTTTTGAGGAGATGGTTTAAATGA
- the mtrR gene encoding multidrug efflux system transcriptional repressor MtrR: MRKTKTEALKTKEHLMLAALETFYRKGIARTSLNEIAQAAGVTRGALYWHFKNKEDLFDALFQRICDDIENCIAQDAANAEGGSWTVFRHTLLHFFERLQSNDIHYKFHNILFLKCEHTEQNAAVIAIARKHQAIWREKITAVLTEAVENQDLADDLDKETAVIFIKSTLDGLIWRWFSSCERFDLGKTAPRIIGIMMDNLESHPCLRRK; the protein is encoded by the coding sequence ATGAGAAAAACCAAAACCGAAGCCTTGAAAACCAAAGAACACCTGATGCTTGCCGCCTTGGAAACCTTTTACCGCAAAGGGATTGCGCGCACCTCGCTCAACGAAATCGCCCAAGCCGCCGGCGTAACGCGCGGCGCGCTCTATTGGCATTTCAAAAATAAGGAAGACTTGTTCGACGCGCTGTTCCAACGTATCTGCGACGACATCGAAAACTGCATCGCGCAAGATGCCGCAAATGCCGAAGGAGGTTCTTGGACGGTATTCCGCCACACGCTGCTGCACTTTTTCGAGCGGCTGCAAAGCAACGACATCCACTACAAATTCCACAACATCCTGTTTTTAAAGTGCGAACATACGGAACAAAACGCCGCCGTTATCGCTATTGCCCGCAAGCATCAGGCAATCTGGCGCGAGAAAATTACCGCCGTTTTGACCGAAGCGGTGGAAAATCAGGATTTGGCTGACGATTTGGACAAGGAAACGGCAGTTATCTTCATCAAATCAACCTTGGACGGGCTGATTTGGCGGTGGTTCTCTTCCTGCGAACGTTTCGATTTGGGTAAAACCGCCCCGCGCATCATCGGGATAATGATGGACAACTTGGAAAGCCATCCCTGCCTGCGCCGGAAATAA